The stretch of DNA AGTTTGATTGGCAATGGAACTGATGTTCTAATTTCTATCGAAGCTGCAACTCTAACTGGTGGTAGTAGCAATAACATCCTGGAGGCTTCCAATTTTACTCTCGGTGCTGTCAACCTTAATGGTAATTCGGGCAATGATACCCTCGTCGGTGGCACTGGCAATGATACATTAATTGGAGGAAGTGGTAATGATAGCCTCTCTGGTAGTGCTGGTAATGACCAATTTATTTACAATACAAATGCAGCCTTTACTACTAGTGCAGTAGGAATAGATCGAATTGCAGACTTTGTTGGTGGCACTGACAAAATTGTACTAGATAAAACCACCTTTACTGCACTGACTAGTATCGTAGGTAGTGGATTTAGTGTTGCTAGTGAGTTTGCTGTTGATACTACAAATGCATTTATCGTTTATAGTAGTTCTACTGGTAACTTATTTTACAATCAAAACGGAGTTACAACTGGTTTAGGTTTGGGCGCGCAATTTGCTACTGTAAGCGAAATTCCTGCTTTGAGTACTAATGATTTTATTCTTCAGGCTTAGTCGAAGCACGCTGCTTAATTAAATTTATTAATTAAACTGATGTTCTGAAGTTACTCGAAATTCTTTGGGTATAGAGATTGTTTGCATTAATATTTTTCTCCAGTTAACATTTTTTATAATTATTTTAGGTTCAATTCAATTACAAATTGAACGATCGCTTTTAGATAAATTAGGATTATATTCTAAATAATTATTAACGCGATCGCATTCTGTGGTTAATAAGTTATCTAAGTTTAAATTCCACCAAAATAAACCTTGTTGTTCGTCGGCACTAATTAAAGTTTGACTGTCATTACTAATAGCTAAACTATTGATTTGTGAAGAATGTCCTTGGAGAGTTTTTAATAAACTATTATTAGTTAAATCCCAAAGTTTAATCGTACCATCGGCACTACTAGAAGCTAGGATATCGTCGCGATCAATAAAGTCAAGACCTGTAATACCATCTTGATGTCCGCTTAAAATTTGTGAGGATGAATTTTGCTCTTT from Stanieria cyanosphaera PCC 7437 encodes:
- a CDS encoding calcium-binding protein, with amino-acid sequence MSESGNFNFTLTNTSLIGNGTDVLISIEAATLTGGSSNNILEASNFTLGAVNLNGNSGNDTLVGGTGNDTLIGGSGNDSLSGSAGNDQFIYNTNAAFTTSAVGIDRIADFVGGTDKIVLDKTTFTALTSIVGSGFSVASEFAVDTTNAFIVYSSSTGNLFYNQNGVTTGLGLGAQFATVSEIPALSTNDFILQA